The DNA region CGAAGGCACGCTGCTGGATCGCTTCGGACCCGAATACGCCGATTACGACTTCCCGATCCTCACCGGACTGGACTCCGCCGGACGGGACACCCTGAAGCGGAAAGTGGCGCGCGGCGCGACGTTCGTGAACTACCTCTACCGCACCCACCCCCAGCTCGCGGATCAGGTCTCGGAAATCGACGTCGAGCGGGACGACGCCCTCGAAGTGAGGCTGAACGACGGCGGGCCGCCGCTGAAAGTGAGCCCGGACGCCTTCGAGCTGAACCTCGACAACTATCTGGCCATGAGGAACTACATCGCATCGAATTACGGCGACGTGAGATATGTCGATCTGAGATGGAAGGATCGCCTCAGCATCCTGCCGGCGGAGGGAAGGAGCAGCGAAGATGGCACGAAGCGCTAAGCACATCGTGGGTCTGGACATCGGCACGACCAAGGTCTGTGTCACCGTCGCCGAGCCTAACGAGAACGGTTCGCTCGACATCGTCGGGTTCGGCACGTGTCCTTCGAAAGGCCTCCGCAAGGGAGTGGTCATCAATCTCGACGCCACGATCGACTCCATCAAGTCCGCGGTGGAAGAGGCGGAGCTGATGGCGGGGGTCAGCGTCGAAAAAGCCTTCGTGGGGATCGCCGGGGGGCACGTCCGCGGCTTCAACAGCCGGGGCGTGGTCGCCATCTCGGGGAAGGATCACGAAGTCACCCGGGCCGACATCGCCCGGGTCCTGAATGCCGCCCGGGCGGTCTCCATCCCCCCCGACCGGGAGATCTTCCACGTGCTCCCCCAGGAGTTCATCGTGGACGACCAGGAAGGGATCGGGGATCCCGTGGGGATGACCGGGACCCGCCTGGAAGCGAACGTCTACGTCGTGACCGGCTCGATCTCCGCGGTGCAGAACATCGTGAACTGCGTGAACCGCGCGGGCATCGAGGTCGAGGACACGGTCCTGGAGCAGCTGGCCGCCTCCGAGGCGACGCTGACCACCGATGAAAAGGAGATGGGGGTGGCCATCATCGACGTCGGTGGCGGCACGACCGACCTGGCGCTTCTCGAGCGGGGAGCCATCCGCCACATCAGCATCCTTCCCACCGGCGGGGACCACTTCACGAACGACATCGCGGTGGGGCTCCGGACGCCCGTTCCGGAAGCGGAGCGGATCAAGAAGAAGTACGGCTGCGCCGTCCCCGGCCTGGTGGGCGAGGAGGACACGATCGAGGTGCCCAGCGTGGGCGGGCGGAAATCGCGGGTCCTCTCCCGGCAGATTCTCTGCGAGATCATTCAGCCCCGGGCGGAGGAGATCTTCTCCCTCATCAACGAGGAGATCGTCCGCACGGGGTTCGACAAGTCCATCAATGCCGGTGCGGTCCTTACCGGAGGCGGATCGATCATGGAAGGCATCCCGGAAATCGCCGAGGACGTCCTGGACATGCCGGTCCGCCGCGCCGCCCCCGTCAACGTGGGGGGGCTTTCGGACGGCGTCAACAGCCCGCTCTTCGCCACGCCGGTCGGCCTGATCCTCTTTGGCCACCGGCACCGGACGCGGCGCGTGGAGGTCCAGCCGCCCACCAACCCGTTTTTCTTCGTCCGTATGGGAGAGCGGATGAAGACCTGGATCCAGGAGCTGTTTTGAGCCAGAAGGGCGGCCGAAGCATAGGGCCGGGGCAGAGCTGCCTTCCCGGTTTCGACCGGGAAGCCAAACCGTCAGGGGGACAATCGATGATCCGCATGGAAGACCCGGAGCCGGGCAAGGACAAGAAGGCCAGCGTGACGTTCGCCGAAACAAGGGACATCGGCGCCAACATCAAGGTCGTCGGAGTGGGCGGCGGGGGAGGCAACGCCGTCAACCGGATGATCGCGAACAATCTGCAGGGGGTGGAGTTCATCGCCGCAAACACCGACTGCCAAGCGCTGCGCTCGTCGAAGGCGGCGGTGCGCCTGCAGATCGGATCCAAACTGACCAAGGGGCTCGGCGCCGGCGCCAATCCCGACGTCGGCCGGAACGCCGCGCTGGAGGACTCGGAGAAGATCCTCGAGCTGCTCAGCGGCGCCGACATGGTTTTCATCACCGCCGGGCTCGGCGGCGGGACGGGCACGGGGGCGACCCCCATCATCGCGAACCTGGCGCAGGAGCTCGGGGCGCTCGTGGTGGCGGTCGTGACCAAGCCCTTCTCGTTCGAAGGGAAGCGCCGCAAGGAGCAGTCGGAGCAGGGGCTGCGCGAGCTCCAGGAATGCGTCGACACCGTGATCGCCATCCCGAACGAGAAGCTCCTGTCCACCGTGGACAAGAAGATGGCGCTCGGCGCGGCGTTCCAGTACGCCGATGACATCCTGCGCCAGGCGGTGCAGGGCATCTCCGACCTGATCACGATCCCGGGGGAGATCAACCTCGATTTCGCCGACGTGAAGACGATCATGGCGGGCATGGGCATGGCGCTCATGGGCACCGGCATCGCCCGCGGCGAAAACCGCGCCATGGAAGCCGCCCAGAAGGCGATCTCCTCGCCGCTCCTCGAGGACGCCGCCATCGACGGCGCCAAGGGGATCCTCATCAACATCACCGGCGGCACCGACATGACGCTGCACGAGGTGTCGGAAGCTTCGACGCTGGTCCAGAAGACCGCCGACGCGGAAGCCAACATCATCTTCGGGACGGTCATCGATCCCACCATGACCGACGAGATGAAGGTCACGGTGATCGCCACGGGGTTCAAGGACCCGTCGACGCCCGTCGTGACGCCCCGCGGCCGGGAGGCGTTCTCCATGCGGGATCGCGGAGGCTTCGAGCACCGGATCTCCGACACGCCCGCTTTCATGCGGAAGCAGCAGCAGCGCGCCGTGGAGGCAGCGAGCTTCTCCCCCTCGGAGGAGGCCGCCCCCGCATACGCTTCGCTTCAAGACGAGCTCGACATCCCGACATTCTTGAGGAAGCAGATGGATTAGCTGGATCGCCTTGGGCGGGAACGGCAACGTTCCTTCTGGGGGACGGAGCGAAGGAGCCCAGCGGTCGACGGCATGGGTTCCCCGCTCACTGGCCCGACCCGCATAAAGCGCGGGTGCCCCGGCCCCTGCTCACAAGCCCCGTTCCGCCCCGGCCCCGATGAACTCCAGGAGGGACGGGGAGGTCACGCGAGCGGCGGCGGCTCCCTCGAGTACCTTCATCGACCCGCGCTGAGGGCGGGCCCGACAGACGGATGAAGGACTCGTGATCGGCGGGTTGGGTGGGTCTTGCGTGAGGGAAGGGTCGCGCATACAATGCGCGCCAGCGACTGCCGTCTCCCGAAGCCGGTGTACGCCCGGTGGACGCTTTGCGGGTGGAGCGGGTCCTGCAAAACCTTTACAAGATCCTGGTCGTCGACGACGAGCCCGAGAACGTCCAGCGCCTGACCGAGTGGCTCCGCCGCGAGAGCTTCGTCGTCACCGCCGCCGCCAGCGCCCGGGAGGCGCTCGAGATCGTGCGGCGCGAGATGCCGGATCTCATCCTGTTGGATCGCTCGATTCCCGCTCTCTCCGGCGGAGGCGTCGCCCGCGAGCTGAAGAGCGACAGCCAGCTTGGAATGATCCCCATCATCATGCTGACCGACGGCTCGGGGCCTCCGGCCGCCTCCGAAGTCCTCGCGGAAGGCGCCGACGACCTGATCTCCGATCCGACCGACTTCGCCGAGGTAAGCTCCCGCGTCCGGACGATGCTGAAGAAGCGGGACGTGTATCTTCAGCTCGAGCGCGCCAACCAGGAGCTGAAGGAGGCGAACAACCGGCTGCAGCAGCTCCTGGTCCGGGACGAGAAGACCGGGCTCCTCAACTACCGCAGCTTCGAGCAAAGGCTCCAGGAGGAGTTCCGCCGGGCCCGGCGCTACCGCGAATACCTTTCCCTGATGATGCTCGACCTGGATCACTACAAGGCGATCAACGACCAGTACGGGCACCTATGCGGGGACGACGTCCTGCGCGAGTTCGGGCGCATTCTCGCCAGCAGCGCCCGCGAGACGGACCTGGTGGCGCGCTACGGCGGGGATGAGTTCGTGATCCTCCTGCCGGCGACCGCCGGCCCTCCGGCGTTCAAGCTCGCGGAGAGGATTCGCCAGGCGATGGAGAGCCACCGCTTCGATCTCGGAGGCAGCAAGGTGACGGTGACTTCCAGCCAGGGAATCGCCACCTATCCCGTCAACAACCGGATCTTCAGCCACGAGGACCTGGTCCGTCTCGCCGACAAGGCGCTGTACGAGGCGAAGGAATCGGGCCGGAATCGTTCCGTGCTGGATCCCCTTTCCATCCGGAGCCGTGATTAATCCTCCCTCCGCGGGCGCGATCCCGTCCCGGCGCCGTCCCTATGAAACCATCACGGCGGCGCTCCTTGGTCTCTGCTCGTTCCTCGTCACCGCGGCGGCAGGGCCCGCCCTCGCCGCGGGGCGGCCGCCCAAGCCGGCGCAGAGCTATGGAGCGGGCAAGGTCTTCAAGCCCGAGTTCAAGGATCTGGTGCGCCATGCCGACCTGATCGTCGTGGGGCGGGTGAGCCAGATCGGGGGCATCCCTCACCCTGGACCTTCGCGCCAGCGTCCCGGCTCGCGCAAGTACGCCTACTGGGAGGACAGCTACGCCCTCCTGGAGATCGAGCAGGTCGTCAAGGGAAAGGCTCCCGGCAGAACCGTGCGGGTGGCGTTCCATTCCGATCTCGAAGGCGACAAGACGAATTATCAGGCCGGAAAGAAGTACATCGCCTTCCTCCTCCGGCCGACGAAATATCCCGACAGCTACACGACCGCCCACTTCCATTACGGCCAGTACCGGATCAACGACCAGGGGAAGGCGGAGCGGGTCGCCGATCCTTCCGAAATCAGCAAGCCCAGCTCGACGGTGATCGACAGCGTGCGCCAGGCGATGGGATCCGCGGGAAAAGGGTCGTGATTCACTCCCCTCCGGAGGTGGTCTACTCGAGGGGCTTCACATACCGAATCGCGGCGCTGCTGCTCGCCCTCCTGGTCGCCTTCGGCCTTTTCTATTTCCATGCGCGCCTCCGGCGGGAATGGTCCTGGGGTCTCGGAGCCCTCACGGCGCTGTTCCTTCTCCTGTACTGGAAGCGCGAGGCGGGGAAGGTCGTCGAGATCCACTCCGAGGGGATGGTCGTTCGCAGCGGCGCCTCCGCCCGGGCGATTCGCTGGGAAGCGGTGCGCGAGGTGCGCTACCGGGCGATCGTCTCGCGGGGAGGAGGCCTCCTGGGCCTCCTGTTCCGGGCGCTCCTGCACGGATTCTCCCGCCGCTCCACGGGGGTCGACGAGCGCAGCGTCTCGATCCGCTGCGCGCTCCTCGCCGACTCCCAGGCTCCCCTCGTGCTCACCTCCGGCTGGAGCCGCGCCGGCGACGCGGTCGAGAAAATCCTGGCGCGCGTGAATCCCCGCCTCATCCAAGAAGCCCTCAACCAGGTGCGGACGGCGGGCCGAGCCGAGTTCGGCCCCGTGGCGATCCAGCACGACTCGATCCTCCGGGGCCGGAAGCGCGTGCGCTTCGCCGAGGTGGCCTCCTTCGGACTGGAGTCAGGGCGCTTTTTCGTGAAGAAGCAGGGGGCGTGGCTGAACGTCATCCAGATGCCGGTCGCGAAGATTCCGAACGCTTTCGTCCTGGTGGAACTGCTGCGCCAGCTCGGCGTTCCGGGAATGCGGCCGGGCACTCTCGCTTCGGCTAACTTCCGAGGTTGAGGCGGGAGCCTGGGGGCCGCGATCGGCCGCGCGCCGGCTCCAAGCCGAATCAGACGGGGCGCCTCGGAAGGGCCGTCTTGGCAGCCGAGAGCGCGGGCTTCCGCGACCGCGGCCGCAGCCCGGCACTGCCTTTGAGAATCAGGGCGGAATAGGGGCAGAAATCCCGCAAGAAGCACGCCTCGCACCGGGGACGGCGGGAGATGCAGATCTGGCGGCCATGCAGGATGAGCTGGAGGGAGAAGTTCGACCAGCGCGATTCCGGAACGAGCTTCATCAGATCGAACTCCACCTTGACCGGATCTTCGTGGCGGGTCAAGCCGAGCCGGCGGGAAACCCTTCCGACGTGCGTGTCGACCGTAATTCCCGGAATGCCGAAGCTGTTCCCCAAGACGACGTTCGCCGTCTTGCGGCCGACTCCCGGGAGAGTGACCAGATCCGCGAGCCGGGGAGGAACCTCTCCGGCGAAGTCCTTCACGAGCTTGCGGCAGCATTCCCGGATGTTGCGCGCTTTGCTTCTGAAGAAGCCGGTCGAACGGATCAAGGCTTCCAGCTCGCGCAGATTCGCCCGGGCGAAAGCCCGGGCGTCGGGATATTTTCGGAACAGGGCGGGCGTCACGAGGTTCACGCGCGCGTCGGTGCACTGCGCCGAGAGAATCGTCGCCACGAGGAGCTGAATCGGGCTCTGGTGGGACAGCGCCGTCTCGGACTCTGGATAATGCTCGTCGAGAAGCGCGAGAATACGCTCCATTCGACGCGGGTCGACCGGCTTGCCGGTCCGGTTTGCCATCAGTCTCTCCCGGGAACGGCGCATCTTACCATGGTCTTCGGCGCCCGATCGCGCGCCTCGCGGCGGCCGGCGCCCGGGCGCAGAGCCGTGATATAAGCGGGGGCAGGAGGGGACTTGGAGCGCCGCGAGACCGAGATCAAGCTCGCCCTTTCCGGGCCCCGCGCGCGCCTCACGGCCCGCCTCAGGAGCCTGGGAGCATGGCTCGAGCTTCCCCGTCACTTGGAAGACAATTTTCTCTTCGACGATGCCGACCGCCGAATCTCGCGGACGCATTCACTCCTGCGCGTCCGCTTGACACCGAGCGGGGCGTCCCTGACCTTCAAGGGTCCCGCGAGGGTGATTCACGGCTTGAAGTCCCGCGCCGAGCTGGAGACCCGATTCTCCGACGGCGAGACTCTCTTGAAGATCCTCGATCGTCTCGGGATGCGCTGCGGCTTCCGCTACCAGAAGTACCGCACCCTTTATCGGCTCGGAGCACTGCATATAGCGCTGGACGAAACACCCATAGGCACCTATATAGAGCTCGAGGGTAGCCGGCGCGCTATCGAGAGGCTTTCGAGGCGGTTAGGGTTCGGCCGAGACGACTTTATAACCGGAACCTACCACGACCTGTTCGTTACATACAAAAGAGCTAATCGGATCCGAACCAGAAATATGCTATTTGGTATCGTTTAGACCCATGTCTATGGATTGCCTTGGGTAGTTTTGAAGGGGTGAGCAGAGTTTCGATCCGGACTAGAGCGGTTTTCATCTCATGTCGTCCGGCCGACTCTTGAGGCCCGGCTGCATACCGGAGGAGATATGAAAGCGATGGTGCTCGCCGCCGGCCTGGGGGAAAGGATGAAGCCCTTGACATGGGATCGCGCCAAGCCGGCTCTTCCGCTTCTGAACCGCCCCTCGGTGCTCCATCTCCTCGAGCACCTCGCGCGTAACGGCGTGGACCAGGTCGCGATCAATCTGCACTACTGCCCCGACACGGTCCGCGTGCTGGAGCCCGAGATTCGGGCTCTCGGATTGAACGTCTTCTTCTGCCCCGAGCCAACGATCCTGGGGACCGGCGGCGGCTTGAAAAACGCTGAGGAATTCCTGCGGGATGGAACGCTGATCATGGCCAATGCCGACTTCGTCACCGATTGCCCTTTGGCGCTGGCGCTGGAGCATCATCGCCGAAGCGGCGCCCTGGCGACGCTCGTCCTGACGCCATTTCAAGAGGGAACCGAATACGGGGCCGTGGAGATGGGTGATGATCATCGGATCGTGCGCATCGCGGGACATCCGGGACCTGGGACCGGAAAGCCGCGCTACCATTTCACCGGAATCCACATCCTTGAACCCGCGATATTCCGGGAGATCCCGCCCGCCGTGAAGAGTGAGATCAACCGCGAGATCTATCCGAAGCTCATCGAAAGAGGCGAGCGCATTGTCGGGTATGTTCATGCCGGCTTTTGGCGCGAGCTGGGGACCCCTCAGCGCTACTTGCAGGGTTCCCTGGATCTGATCAGGCTTGGCGACGCCGGCTACATGCAGAAGATGCGTTTGCGGGAAGGGGTGTACAGTGCCTCCCCCTTGTCATCGCTGCAGGGAAGCATCGAGCCGGCTTTCCTCGCCGGAGCGGATCTCCAGATGTCCTCCGACAGCTTCGCGGCGGAGGTCGTCCTCGGGAATCGGGTGGTCCTGGGCCGGCAGTCGCGCGTAGTGCAGTCGATCCTGTGGGACAGCGTGAGAATCGAGGAAAGCTCTTCGCTCACGGAGTGCCTCGTCGCATCCCGAGTCACGATTCCCGCAAGAACCAGCCTGACCCGCCGGGTCGTCCTGGATGAGGCGAGCTACAGGGGCGATCGCGGCAAGCTGGAGCGCTCCGGAAGCCTCCTCCTGGCTTCGTTCTAGATCCCATGCGAAAGGACCCGGGGCTCGAGGCTTTCGCGCATCGTAACTTCCCGCCCGGCAGCCGCATCACGCAGCTCAAAGGAGACGCCTCCACCCGGCGGTTCTTTCGCGTCGAGCCTCCGGACGCTCCCAGCATCATCTTGATGCTGTTTCCGGAGGCCTTCGATTGGAACGACTCCGCGCTGCGCTCGAATCACGAGCATTTCGAGCGTGTCGGAGTCCCGGTGCCGAAGATCCTCGGCGTCTTCCCGGAGCAGGGGATCGTGCTCCAGGAGGATCTGGGCGACACCACCCTTCAATCGGCGATTCTCGCCGATCCGGGCTACGACCGGGCGTCCCGCTATCGAGAGGCCATCGACGTCATCGCGCTGCTCCAGGATCGGGGAACGCGCCAGCTGCCCCCCGCCGCCGCGGCCCGGAAATCGGCGCTGGACGAAGCGAAGCTCCTGGCGGAGCTGGAGCACTTCTACCGGCACTTCGTGCTCGGCTATCGTGGCGCGCATCCCTCCGCCGACGAGGCGGCGCAGCTCGCCAGCTTCTTCGGCTACCTGGCTTACTCGCTCGATGGAGCCCCGCGAGTCCTCTGCCACCGCGACTTCCAGTCCCGCAACCTGATGATCACGCCGGAGGGCCTGAAAGTCATCGATTACCAGGACGCCCGAATGGGGCCGGCGGCCTACGACCTGGCCTCGCTGCTGCGCGATTCGTCGCTGGACCTCGCGGCGGAGCTCCGGGAGGAGGGGATCCGCTATTTTCTGGCGCAGCGCCCGGCGCTATGGGAGGAGGCCTTCCGGGAGGAGTTCGAAAGGACGGCTCTCCAGAGGAACATCAAGGATCTCGGCACGTTCGGATACCAGGTGCATCATCTCGGCCACCCGGACTACGAACGCTACATCCCGCGAACGTTGACGATGGTGCGCGACGCGCTGCTCCGCGGGCGGCAGTACCACGGGATCTTCGCGGCCTTCGAGAAGCACGTCTTCAGCGGCCGCGGCTGACGAGCAGATCGGGCGCCCCGTTCGCCGTCGCTCCCCGCAGCGCGAACCGCAGGCGCGCCGAGACCTCGCGAACCGCCTCGAGCAATTCGGCCGGATCCGCCCGGAAGGCCACGATCCGGCACCCTTCGACGCGCCGTCCGGCGCGCACCTTCCACCCCATCCCCCTCCAGCCGATCTTCTCGCCGCGCGGCCCTCCGGCCGGATCGGCGGCGAGCGCCGCCAGGAGAAAGCCCTGCTCGAGCTCCGGGAGGATCTCCTCGGGCCGCCGGCTGCCGGGCACGATGAAGAGATTCGATCCGGCGATCCGCGGGAGCTCGCGGTAGGAAGCGCGTCCCGCCGTTCCGGGGCGGCCGATCTCATCCGCGCGCGGCCGGCGGAGCCGATCGATCCGGACGCCGGCTTTGACCAGGGTCAACCGGCCGGTCGGATTCCCCTCCCCGTCGAATGGAGCGCTGGCGACGCCGCCCGCGAGGCCGCCGTCGTCGACGACCGTGACCGCCTCGGAGCCGACGCGGAGGAACCCGGTCTCCCGCGACCCTTCCGCGTCCCGGGCCTCTTCCAGGAGTTCGGGCTCAAGCCGGCGCAGCAAGCAGACCGCGGCCGGCGCCTCGATGAGGAGATCCGCCCCGCCGATCTCCATCACGGCTCCGGCGGGACGGATTCGATCGAGCTCCTGGGCCGATTCCTTGAAGGCCTCGAAATCGGGTCCCGGCGCAACCCGCTCCAGATGGAACGTCGGGCCGCCCGCCTCGGCGCGCGTGAGCCGGAGCAGCGCCAAGGTCCGCGCGTAGCCGGCCCGCAGCCCGCGGCTGTTCACCAGGGCGACTCGGGAGATTCCGTCGCGATAGGCGGCGCTCGTCGGCCGGAAGCGTCCGGGAGCGGCGGCTCGCAGCGCGTTCTCCAGCAGGCCCCGCTTGTCGGCGGGGCTCATGCGGGTCACGTTGTCGTCGATCAGCCCGTCCGGATCGCTGAAAGGCCGCGCGGGCCGAGGGGCGGGGAAGGCGGCGCCCGAGCGGCCCGCGGCGGAATCCTTGAGCGCCGAGACGGCGAGCCGGATCATCTCGCGCGGCCGCAGGTCGCTGCCCCACGACGAGAAGGCGTGCCCGAAGTTTCCGCGATCGTCGAAGACGCGCAGCGCGATGCCGCGTTCCGAGCCTCCGGCAAGCGTGGCGAAGCCGCCCGCGAGCGCGATGCCGGTCGTGGAGCTCGTCTTGAGATAGACCTCCGCCTCGAAGGCGCCGGCCAGGAGGGCCTCCTCCACCATCCCTTCCGCCCAATCCAGATCGGCGGGGATTTCCGCCTCGAACGAGGCGGAGGGTTCTTCGGGTTGTTTCGAGGCCATGCTTGGGCTCCGCCGCCGTGGAAAGACGCCGCCAGCAGACGGCCGAGGATAGCATGCCCGCGTCGCCGGCTCCTTTCCCCACCGTCCGGAAGGCAAATTCTCGGCTCGGGAGCCAATCGACGCTGGCTTCCCCGCCTCCGCTGCGCTAAATTTCGACCCGTGACTGTCGCCCGGTCCGGCACCATCGCCGCCAAATCGATCGATCGCAAGCCCGAAGCGCCGCGGGCGCGGCTCGCCTGGGATCGCTCCGCCCACCTCCGGGCGCTCGGGGAGCGCGTCTACGACATCGTCGTCGTGGGGGGCGGCGCGACCGGATGCTCGGTGGCCCGGGACGCGGCGCTGCGCGGCCTGGACGTCTGCCTGGTGGAGCGCTCGGATCTGGCCTTCGGCGCCTCCTCCCGCTCCACCCGGTTCATCCACGGCGGAATCCGCTACCTCAAGACGTACGAGTTCGGGTTTGTTCGCGAAGGGCTGCACGAGCGATCGATCCTGATGGCGGTCGCTCCCCACCTCGTCAAGCCGATGCAATTCCTCTATCCCGCTTACCGGGGCGGCACGACCTCGCGCTTCGCGCTGCGCCTCGGCGTGGGGCTCTACGACTTGCTCGCGGGAAGGAAGCGCCTTTCCGGCTCGCGGCTCCTTTCGCTGTCCGACACGCTCGCGCTCGAGCCGAGGCTCCGCGAGCAGGATTTGACCGGATCGGTGCTCTACACGGACGCGGGGACCGACGACGCCCGGTTGGTGATCGAGACGGCGGTCGCGGCGGTCGAAGCGGGGGCCACGGTCGCGGTGCACGTCGAGGCGGAGCGCATCGTGCCTTCCGAGACGGGGCCGGCCGTCCTCATTCTCCGGGATCGTCTCTCGGGCGCTCCGTTGGGAGCCCGGGGAGCGGTCGTCGTCAATGCCGCCGGCGCCTGGGTGGGCGGCATCCTCGACGCCCCGATGCGGGCGGAGAAGCCGCGCGCCACCGCGCTCCTGCGGCCCAGCCGCGGATCCCACGTCGTGATTTCCGAGTCGGCGCTGCCGCTGACCCGCGTCGTGGTGATGACGTCGCGCTCCGACGGACGAATCCTCTTCGCGGTCCCCTCCGGCGGCTTCACCTATCTCGGCACGACCGAAGTGCCTCACGAGGGCGGCCTGGACGAGGTGCGCGCCGGCGCCGAGGAAGTCGACTACATCCTCTCGGTCGCCCGCGGCGCGTTTCGCGACTTCTCCGTCTCGCGCGATCAAGTTCTCGCCACCTGGTCGGGAATCCGGCCGCTGCTGGATCGCCCCCATCAGCCGACCGGCAGGCTGTCGCGCGACTTCCGCGTCATGCAGGAGGCCCCCGGAGTGGTGACCGTCGCCGGCGGGAAGCTGACCTCGTGCCGGCGGATGGCCGAGGCGGCGGTCGATCTGGCGGCGCAGATCCTGGCGAACCGCTTCGGGCGGCGGGCCGATGACTGCATCACGGCGTGGAAGCTGTTCCCCGGGGCGGAGGGACCGACCCGCGGAGGGGACGACGACCTTCCGCCGGGGCTCGATCCGGACGTGGCC from Candidatus Polarisedimenticolia bacterium includes:
- the ftsA gene encoding cell division protein FtsA, which encodes MARSAKHIVGLDIGTTKVCVTVAEPNENGSLDIVGFGTCPSKGLRKGVVINLDATIDSIKSAVEEAELMAGVSVEKAFVGIAGGHVRGFNSRGVVAISGKDHEVTRADIARVLNAARAVSIPPDREIFHVLPQEFIVDDQEGIGDPVGMTGTRLEANVYVVTGSISAVQNIVNCVNRAGIEVEDTVLEQLAASEATLTTDEKEMGVAIIDVGGGTTDLALLERGAIRHISILPTGGDHFTNDIAVGLRTPVPEAERIKKKYGCAVPGLVGEEDTIEVPSVGGRKSRVLSRQILCEIIQPRAEEIFSLINEEIVRTGFDKSINAGAVLTGGGSIMEGIPEIAEDVLDMPVRRAAPVNVGGLSDGVNSPLFATPVGLILFGHRHRTRRVEVQPPTNPFFFVRMGERMKTWIQELF
- a CDS encoding phosphotransferase, translating into MRKDPGLEAFAHRNFPPGSRITQLKGDASTRRFFRVEPPDAPSIILMLFPEAFDWNDSALRSNHEHFERVGVPVPKILGVFPEQGIVLQEDLGDTTLQSAILADPGYDRASRYREAIDVIALLQDRGTRQLPPAAAARKSALDEAKLLAELEHFYRHFVLGYRGAHPSADEAAQLASFFGYLAYSLDGAPRVLCHRDFQSRNLMITPEGLKVIDYQDARMGPAAYDLASLLRDSSLDLAAELREEGIRYFLAQRPALWEEAFREEFERTALQRNIKDLGTFGYQVHHLGHPDYERYIPRTLTMVRDALLRGRQYHGIFAAFEKHVFSGRG
- a CDS encoding metallopeptidase TldD-related protein — its product is MASKQPEEPSASFEAEIPADLDWAEGMVEEALLAGAFEAEVYLKTSSTTGIALAGGFATLAGGSERGIALRVFDDRGNFGHAFSSWGSDLRPREMIRLAVSALKDSAAGRSGAAFPAPRPARPFSDPDGLIDDNVTRMSPADKRGLLENALRAAAPGRFRPTSAAYRDGISRVALVNSRGLRAGYARTLALLRLTRAEAGGPTFHLERVAPGPDFEAFKESAQELDRIRPAGAVMEIGGADLLIEAPAAVCLLRRLEPELLEEARDAEGSRETGFLRVGSEAVTVVDDGGLAGGVASAPFDGEGNPTGRLTLVKAGVRIDRLRRPRADEIGRPGTAGRASYRELPRIAGSNLFIVPGSRRPEEILPELEQGFLLAALAADPAGGPRGEKIGWRGMGWKVRAGRRVEGCRIVAFRADPAELLEAVREVSARLRFALRGATANGAPDLLVSRGR
- a CDS encoding class IV adenylate cyclase; protein product: MERRETEIKLALSGPRARLTARLRSLGAWLELPRHLEDNFLFDDADRRISRTHSLLRVRLTPSGASLTFKGPARVIHGLKSRAELETRFSDGETLLKILDRLGMRCGFRYQKYRTLYRLGALHIALDETPIGTYIELEGSRRAIERLSRRLGFGRDDFITGTYHDLFVTYKRANRIRTRNMLFGIV
- the nth gene encoding endonuclease III yields the protein MANRTGKPVDPRRMERILALLDEHYPESETALSHQSPIQLLVATILSAQCTDARVNLVTPALFRKYPDARAFARANLRELEALIRSTGFFRSKARNIRECCRKLVKDFAGEVPPRLADLVTLPGVGRKTANVVLGNSFGIPGITVDTHVGRVSRRLGLTRHEDPVKVEFDLMKLVPESRWSNFSLQLILHGRQICISRRPRCEACFLRDFCPYSALILKGSAGLRPRSRKPALSAAKTALPRRPV
- a CDS encoding DUF6585 family protein encodes the protein MIHSPPEVVYSRGFTYRIAALLLALLVAFGLFYFHARLRREWSWGLGALTALFLLLYWKREAGKVVEIHSEGMVVRSGASARAIRWEAVREVRYRAIVSRGGGLLGLLFRALLHGFSRRSTGVDERSVSIRCALLADSQAPLVLTSGWSRAGDAVEKILARVNPRLIQEALNQVRTAGRAEFGPVAIQHDSILRGRKRVRFAEVASFGLESGRFFVKKQGAWLNVIQMPVAKIPNAFVLVELLRQLGVPGMRPGTLASANFRG
- a CDS encoding diguanylate cyclase, which translates into the protein MDALRVERVLQNLYKILVVDDEPENVQRLTEWLRRESFVVTAAASAREALEIVRREMPDLILLDRSIPALSGGGVARELKSDSQLGMIPIIMLTDGSGPPAASEVLAEGADDLISDPTDFAEVSSRVRTMLKKRDVYLQLERANQELKEANNRLQQLLVRDEKTGLLNYRSFEQRLQEEFRRARRYREYLSLMMLDLDHYKAINDQYGHLCGDDVLREFGRILASSARETDLVARYGGDEFVILLPATAGPPAFKLAERIRQAMESHRFDLGGSKVTVTSSQGIATYPVNNRIFSHEDLVRLADKALYEAKESGRNRSVLDPLSIRSRD
- a CDS encoding NDP-sugar synthase, translating into MKAMVLAAGLGERMKPLTWDRAKPALPLLNRPSVLHLLEHLARNGVDQVAINLHYCPDTVRVLEPEIRALGLNVFFCPEPTILGTGGGLKNAEEFLRDGTLIMANADFVTDCPLALALEHHRRSGALATLVLTPFQEGTEYGAVEMGDDHRIVRIAGHPGPGTGKPRYHFTGIHILEPAIFREIPPAVKSEINREIYPKLIERGERIVGYVHAGFWRELGTPQRYLQGSLDLIRLGDAGYMQKMRLREGVYSASPLSSLQGSIEPAFLAGADLQMSSDSFAAEVVLGNRVVLGRQSRVVQSILWDSVRIEESSSLTECLVASRVTIPARTSLTRRVVLDEASYRGDRGKLERSGSLLLASF
- the ftsZ gene encoding cell division protein FtsZ; this encodes MIRMEDPEPGKDKKASVTFAETRDIGANIKVVGVGGGGGNAVNRMIANNLQGVEFIAANTDCQALRSSKAAVRLQIGSKLTKGLGAGANPDVGRNAALEDSEKILELLSGADMVFITAGLGGGTGTGATPIIANLAQELGALVVAVVTKPFSFEGKRRKEQSEQGLRELQECVDTVIAIPNEKLLSTVDKKMALGAAFQYADDILRQAVQGISDLITIPGEINLDFADVKTIMAGMGMALMGTGIARGENRAMEAAQKAISSPLLEDAAIDGAKGILINITGGTDMTLHEVSEASTLVQKTADAEANIIFGTVIDPTMTDEMKVTVIATGFKDPSTPVVTPRGREAFSMRDRGGFEHRISDTPAFMRKQQQRAVEAASFSPSEEAAPAYASLQDELDIPTFLRKQMD